The following proteins are co-located in the Desulfoscipio sp. XC116 genome:
- a CDS encoding glycosyltransferase family 2 protein, whose product MKFSIITPMYNSFSLMGPYFESLVSQTYKNFEVIIIDDCSTDDSYNHLMTYKENSSLDIVLLKTKRNSGPGLARNLGLEKVIGKYVMFIDSDDYIDFHCLKEISDTILNTGADCVMFDYYKRRGESIIHGSTIPGFEQGAINQKLAIANANGSMCCKVYRTENIKFNGAKFPDILRFEDMVFNKRSLVYCNNIHYIKKPLYYYISNESSIVNNKKNASEKYAIEAFQTLEKELKNKFPNEIETIFVREMLYSTVLTLVSNRARRKNIIHHIKSLESSYPNWNKNDGIKNFAFHQKVFLKLIQFRIIWGLRLMAYIRKKI is encoded by the coding sequence ATAAAGTTTTCAATAATAACTCCTATGTATAATTCTTTTTCCCTAATGGGTCCTTATTTTGAGAGTTTGGTAAGTCAGACATATAAAAATTTTGAAGTTATAATTATTGATGATTGCTCAACGGATGATTCATATAATCATTTAATGACATACAAGGAAAATAGTAGCTTGGATATTGTTCTTCTAAAAACAAAAAGGAATAGCGGACCAGGATTGGCTAGAAATCTAGGTCTAGAAAAAGTAATAGGAAAATACGTCATGTTTATTGACAGTGATGACTATATAGATTTCCATTGTTTGAAAGAAATTAGCGATACAATATTAAATACTGGTGCCGATTGTGTGATGTTTGATTACTATAAAAGAAGAGGTGAAAGTATAATTCATGGTTCAACTATTCCAGGTTTTGAGCAAGGTGCTATAAACCAAAAACTTGCAATAGCTAATGCTAATGGGAGTATGTGCTGCAAAGTATATAGAACTGAGAATATTAAATTTAATGGTGCAAAGTTTCCGGATATATTAAGGTTCGAAGATATGGTTTTTAATAAAAGATCCCTTGTATATTGCAACAATATACATTATATAAAAAAGCCGTTATATTATTATATTTCTAATGAAAGCTCAATAGTGAACAATAAAAAAAATGCTAGCGAGAAATATGCTATAGAGGCCTTTCAAACCTTGGAAAAAGAACTGAAAAATAAATTCCCAAATGAGATTGAAACAATTTTTGTTAGGGAAATGCTTTATTCAACTGTGCTAACTTTGGTTTCGAATAGGGCAAGACGAAAAAATATTATTCATCATATAAAAAGTTTGGAAAGTAGTTATCCTAACTGGAACAAAAATGATGGCATAAAAAATTTTGCTTTTCATCAAAAAGTTTTTTTGAAATTGATACAATTTAGAATTATTTGGGGTTTGCGATTAATGGCTTATATAAGGAAAAAAATTTAA
- a CDS encoding glycosyltransferase: protein MEYSVLMTVYKKDKPIYLKKSILSMLNQSMQTNEFVIVKDGPITAELQEVIDSIDRDFSGIIKQVDLKENVGLGVALNEGLKICTNDVVARMDADDISLSTRCERQLKEFEQNSELDIVGCSVDEFIGHENNIICTRLVPETHEEIYKYAKQRDPFNHPTVMYRKSKVLAIGGYKDLRKNQDTDLWIRMLMDGCRTKNINQSLFLFRFEEDTYKRRKNWINTKLLIATRYNAFKIGFSSFTDFLRVLFVQLLIYIMPIGFQKWIYKKYLRSHREVNHVSN, encoded by the coding sequence ATGGAGTATAGTGTGTTGATGACGGTATACAAAAAAGATAAGCCAATTTATTTGAAAAAAAGCATTTTAAGTATGCTAAATCAAAGTATGCAAACAAATGAATTCGTAATTGTTAAAGATGGGCCTATTACTGCGGAATTGCAAGAGGTTATTGATTCTATAGATAGAGATTTTTCAGGAATAATTAAGCAGGTGGATCTGAAGGAGAATGTCGGATTAGGAGTAGCACTAAATGAGGGTCTTAAGATTTGCACAAATGATGTCGTTGCTAGAATGGATGCTGACGATATATCTTTAAGTACACGGTGTGAACGGCAACTAAAAGAATTTGAACAAAATAGTGAGCTCGATATTGTTGGATGTTCTGTAGATGAGTTTATTGGACATGAGAACAACATAATTTGTACAAGGTTAGTTCCTGAAACTCATGAAGAAATATATAAATATGCAAAACAAAGAGATCCATTTAATCACCCGACAGTGATGTATAGAAAGAGCAAGGTGTTAGCAATCGGCGGATATAAAGATTTAAGAAAAAACCAAGATACTGATTTGTGGATCAGAATGTTAATGGATGGTTGCAGAACTAAGAATATCAACCAATCTTTGTTTTTATTCAGGTTTGAAGAAGATACATATAAAAGAAGGAAAAATTGGATTAATACAAAATTATTGATAGCAACGCGATACAATGCTTTTAAAATTGGATTTAGTAGTTTTACAGACTTTTTGAGAGTGTTATTTGTACAATTATTAATTTATATAATGCCAATTGGTTTTCAAAAGTGGATTTATAAAAAGTATTTACGGAGCCATCGTGAGGTGAATCATGTCAGTAATTGA